From one Syngnathoides biaculeatus isolate LvHL_M chromosome 12, ASM1980259v1, whole genome shotgun sequence genomic stretch:
- the LOC133509364 gene encoding multimerin-2-like isoform X1: MAAVGVPVLLLALLLGARGDVRARDPEVEREEGEAEDWGAAAAGVISATEETPLMQDGGNYPARSGNWCAFVQKRTVTVAVACGTEKYTIKSQSPCPSGTPDCHLIMYKLSTRPLYRQNQKVTTALLWRCCPGHGGDNCDDAAADAQTDSATSPQIGGTGVQRAPGSLHAAGVSTQQQRSDPNREQNDHQGSVNTSHSVSRAQSHEDRARHQDRVQHPVHVPSQEHAQYPIRVPNQDHVQHPTREPHRDNVRYPVRVQDPDPEPKPTLVQQPVHGQNREHVPHPARKHDQQERLHPGSYEDAAPPVSREAAAVAAPAALPLPHMVALLMSQLQPTLQHFNRSLEQLGRRVDQLARDATRPESDESLRREAALRQQLEGELHSQHATLQYNITNLKTDLDLKIKRQNKMLHASLQALNASLAEIKLEQEVEQEQEQEQERKKEQQGAEPGPPPEGVRLTMSEIPAPTAVWEAIERLDNMVVNNSIKVEELTENVEVMLSGLRHLRREAEALRDRVDQTARSGQVQFMETGLEVEAAKVAVLDRVEQLAGNLTRQGQRLQEMDVDVDYLYSVLYKNDSSDCDCRRLDEALGRLQGGVVNATELANKNRLALEEGRRREAAQRALQGSLQQVKEWMTAERSRTTALESSVRRLSVLVREVRAQAETRGSADPPASEEIERVLAEMKRLSASFNSLLKDAIRHSDVLEILLGEEVLEFLEWPVQDQEAHSIPALKENLRVLRQMLGGRNLSLAADEPGGAEEAPSADEPSRWSPGVAGWGQPSGDGGDLWKLERSVEELKVNLRQMEEATCCGPAEERRQEEATSALRADVAQLRRGLEEHLRTFESVFSNADVLERSRVALELDKLHRILVNKEKKKKKRDGGRRSRRVAPDVPAGGTFRAPVDGVYVFTLAVDVKPPGARATSRPVARSAGLRLREGEELRLELRGGEWAESRDGTPNVARRPRGT, translated from the exons gaACTGGTGTGCGTTTGTGCAGAAGCGAACGGTCACCGTGGCGGTGGCGTGCGGGACGGAAAAGTACACCATCAAGTCCCAAAGTCCGTGTCCGAGCGGGACCCCGGACTGTCATCTGATCAT GTACAAGCTGTCCACTCGGCCGCTCTACAGGCAGAACCAGAAGGTGACCACGGCGCTGTTGTGGCGATGCTGTCCGGGACACGGAGGGGACAACTGCGACGACGCAG CCGCCGATGCACAGACCGACTCTGCGACCTCGCCTCAGATCGGAGGAACTGGAGTCCAGAGAGCGCCCGGAAGTCTCCACGCTGCTG GCGTCTCGACCCAGCAACAGCGCAGCGATCCAAACAGAGAGCAGAACGACCACCAGGGGTCAGTCAACACGTCGCACAGCGTCAGCCGTGCACAAAGTCACGAGGACCGCGCTCGGCATCAAGACCGTGTTCAGCATCCTGTCCACGTCCCAAGTCAGGAGCACGCCCAGTATCCCATCCGTGTGCCAAATCAGGACCACGTCCAGCATCCCACCCGTGAACCCCATCGGGACAATGTCCGGTATCCCGTCCGTGTCCAGGATCCGGACCCTGAACCGAAGCCTACCTTAGTCCAGCAACCCGTCCACGGCCAGAATCGGGAGCACGTCCCGCACCCTGCCCGAAAACACGACCAGCAGGAGCGCCTCCATCCCG GCTCGTACGAGGACGCAGCGCCTCCTGTCTCACGGGAGGcagccgccgtcgccgcccccgCAGCGCTGCCGCTCCCCCACATGGTGGCGCTGCTGATGTCTCAGCTGCAACCCACCCTGCAGCACTTCAACCGCTCGCTGGAGCAGCTCGGGCGGCGGGTGGACCAGCTGGCGCGGGACGCGACGCGGCCGGAGAGCGACGAAAGCCTCCGGCGGGAGGCGGCCCTGCGGCAGCAGCTGGAGGGCGAACTGCACTCCCAGCATGCAACGCTGCAATACAACATCACCAACCTGAAGACCGACCTCGACCTCAAGATCAAACGACAGAACAAGATGCTGCAC GCGAGCCTGCAGGCCCTGAACGCCAGCCTGGCCGAGATCAAGCTGGAGCAGGAAGTGGAGCAagagcaggagcaggagcaggaaCGGAAAAAAGAGCAACAGGGAGCGGAACCGGGCCCTCCCCCGGAAGGGGTGCGCCTCACTATGTCGGAGATCCCCGCCCCAACCGCCGTGTGGGAGGCCATCGAGCGTCTGGACAACATGGTGGTCAACAACAGCATCAAG GTGGAGGAGCTTACGGAGAACGTGGAGGTGATGTTGAGCGGCCTCCGGCATCTGCGGCGCGAGGCCGAGGCGCTGCGCGACCGCGTGGACCAGACGGCGCGCTCCGGCCAGGTCCAGTTCATGGAGACGGGCCTGGAGGTGGAGGCGGCCAAGGTGGCGGTGCTGGACCGCGTGGAGCAGCTGGCGGGGAACCTGACCCGGCAGGGTCAGCGGCTCCAAGAGATGGACGTGGACGTGGACTACCTCTACTCCGTCCTCTACAAGAACGACTCGTCCGACTGCGACTGCCGGCGCCTGGACGAGGCGCTGGGGCGGCTGCAGGGGGGCGTGGTCAACGCCACGGAGTTGGCCAATAAGAACCGCCTGGCCCTGGAGGAGGGGCGGCGGCGGGAGGCGGCCCAGCGGGCGCTCCAGGGAAGCCTGCAACAG GTGAAGGAGTGGATGACGGCAGAGCGGAGCCGGACGACGGCTTTGGAGTCGTCCGTGCGCCGTCTCAGCGTCCTGGTGCGGGAGGTCCGGGCTCAGGCGGAGACCCGGGGGAGCGCCGACCCGCCGGCGTCCGAGGAAATCGAGCGCGTGCTGGCGGAGATGAAGCGCCTGTCGGCGTCCTTCAACTCGCTGCTGAAGGACGCCATCCGCCACAGCGACGTTCTGGAGATCCTGCTGGGCGAGGAGGTTCTGGAGTTCCTGGAGTGGCCCGTGCAGGACCAGGAGGCCCACTCCATCCCGGCCCTCAAGGAGAACCTGAGGGTCCTCCGACAGATGCTCGGCGGACGCAACCTGAGCCTCGCCGCCGACGAGCCGG GAGGCGCGGAGGAGGCGCCGTCGGCTGACGAACCGTCGAGGTGGTCGCCGGGCGTCGCCGGATGGGGGCAACCGTCCGGGGACGGCGGCGACCTGTGGAAGCTGGAGAGGAGCGTGGAGGAGCTGAAGGTGAACCTGCGGCAGATGGAGGAGGCGACCTGCTGCGGGCCCGCCGAGGAGCGGCGGCAGGAGGAGGCGACGTCGGCGTTGCGGGCGGACGTGGCGCAGCTCAGGCGAGGCCTGGAGGAACACCTCAGGACCTTCGAGAGCGTCTTCAGCAACGCCGACGTGCTGGAGAGGAGCCGCGTCGCGCTGGAGCTCGACAAACTCCACCGGATCCTCGtgaacaaggagaagaagaagaagaagagagatgGAGGACGTCGGAGTAGGAGGGTGGCGCCAG ACGTTCCCGCCGGCGGAACCTTCCGGGCTCCCGTCGACGGCGTCTACGTCTTCACCCTCGCGGTGGACGTGAAACCGCCCGGCGCCCGCGCGACATCGCGGCCCGTCGCTCGGAGCGCCGGGCTGAGGCTGCGCGAGGGGGAGGAGCTGAGACTGGAGCTGCGGGGCGGGGAGTGGGCGGAGTCACGAGACGGCACGCCGAACGTGGCGCGGCGGCCCCGGGGAACCTGA
- the LOC133509364 gene encoding multimerin-2-like isoform X2, with protein sequence MEGTTRPEVGTEPDPVRSRWRLLRSRRNWCAFVQKRTVTVAVACGTEKYTIKSQSPCPSGTPDCHLIMYKLSTRPLYRQNQKVTTALLWRCCPGHGGDNCDDAAADAQTDSATSPQIGGTGVQRAPGSLHAAGVSTQQQRSDPNREQNDHQGSVNTSHSVSRAQSHEDRARHQDRVQHPVHVPSQEHAQYPIRVPNQDHVQHPTREPHRDNVRYPVRVQDPDPEPKPTLVQQPVHGQNREHVPHPARKHDQQERLHPGSYEDAAPPVSREAAAVAAPAALPLPHMVALLMSQLQPTLQHFNRSLEQLGRRVDQLARDATRPESDESLRREAALRQQLEGELHSQHATLQYNITNLKTDLDLKIKRQNKMLHASLQALNASLAEIKLEQEVEQEQEQEQERKKEQQGAEPGPPPEGVRLTMSEIPAPTAVWEAIERLDNMVVNNSIKVEELTENVEVMLSGLRHLRREAEALRDRVDQTARSGQVQFMETGLEVEAAKVAVLDRVEQLAGNLTRQGQRLQEMDVDVDYLYSVLYKNDSSDCDCRRLDEALGRLQGGVVNATELANKNRLALEEGRRREAAQRALQGSLQQVKEWMTAERSRTTALESSVRRLSVLVREVRAQAETRGSADPPASEEIERVLAEMKRLSASFNSLLKDAIRHSDVLEILLGEEVLEFLEWPVQDQEAHSIPALKENLRVLRQMLGGRNLSLAADEPGGAEEAPSADEPSRWSPGVAGWGQPSGDGGDLWKLERSVEELKVNLRQMEEATCCGPAEERRQEEATSALRADVAQLRRGLEEHLRTFESVFSNADVLERSRVALELDKLHRILVNKEKKKKKRDGGRRSRRVAPDVPAGGTFRAPVDGVYVFTLAVDVKPPGARATSRPVARSAGLRLREGEELRLELRGGEWAESRDGTPNVARRPRGT encoded by the exons GCACTGAACCAGATCCCGTCCGATCTAGATGGCGTCTTCTCCGAAGCAGAAG gaACTGGTGTGCGTTTGTGCAGAAGCGAACGGTCACCGTGGCGGTGGCGTGCGGGACGGAAAAGTACACCATCAAGTCCCAAAGTCCGTGTCCGAGCGGGACCCCGGACTGTCATCTGATCAT GTACAAGCTGTCCACTCGGCCGCTCTACAGGCAGAACCAGAAGGTGACCACGGCGCTGTTGTGGCGATGCTGTCCGGGACACGGAGGGGACAACTGCGACGACGCAG CCGCCGATGCACAGACCGACTCTGCGACCTCGCCTCAGATCGGAGGAACTGGAGTCCAGAGAGCGCCCGGAAGTCTCCACGCTGCTG GCGTCTCGACCCAGCAACAGCGCAGCGATCCAAACAGAGAGCAGAACGACCACCAGGGGTCAGTCAACACGTCGCACAGCGTCAGCCGTGCACAAAGTCACGAGGACCGCGCTCGGCATCAAGACCGTGTTCAGCATCCTGTCCACGTCCCAAGTCAGGAGCACGCCCAGTATCCCATCCGTGTGCCAAATCAGGACCACGTCCAGCATCCCACCCGTGAACCCCATCGGGACAATGTCCGGTATCCCGTCCGTGTCCAGGATCCGGACCCTGAACCGAAGCCTACCTTAGTCCAGCAACCCGTCCACGGCCAGAATCGGGAGCACGTCCCGCACCCTGCCCGAAAACACGACCAGCAGGAGCGCCTCCATCCCG GCTCGTACGAGGACGCAGCGCCTCCTGTCTCACGGGAGGcagccgccgtcgccgcccccgCAGCGCTGCCGCTCCCCCACATGGTGGCGCTGCTGATGTCTCAGCTGCAACCCACCCTGCAGCACTTCAACCGCTCGCTGGAGCAGCTCGGGCGGCGGGTGGACCAGCTGGCGCGGGACGCGACGCGGCCGGAGAGCGACGAAAGCCTCCGGCGGGAGGCGGCCCTGCGGCAGCAGCTGGAGGGCGAACTGCACTCCCAGCATGCAACGCTGCAATACAACATCACCAACCTGAAGACCGACCTCGACCTCAAGATCAAACGACAGAACAAGATGCTGCAC GCGAGCCTGCAGGCCCTGAACGCCAGCCTGGCCGAGATCAAGCTGGAGCAGGAAGTGGAGCAagagcaggagcaggagcaggaaCGGAAAAAAGAGCAACAGGGAGCGGAACCGGGCCCTCCCCCGGAAGGGGTGCGCCTCACTATGTCGGAGATCCCCGCCCCAACCGCCGTGTGGGAGGCCATCGAGCGTCTGGACAACATGGTGGTCAACAACAGCATCAAG GTGGAGGAGCTTACGGAGAACGTGGAGGTGATGTTGAGCGGCCTCCGGCATCTGCGGCGCGAGGCCGAGGCGCTGCGCGACCGCGTGGACCAGACGGCGCGCTCCGGCCAGGTCCAGTTCATGGAGACGGGCCTGGAGGTGGAGGCGGCCAAGGTGGCGGTGCTGGACCGCGTGGAGCAGCTGGCGGGGAACCTGACCCGGCAGGGTCAGCGGCTCCAAGAGATGGACGTGGACGTGGACTACCTCTACTCCGTCCTCTACAAGAACGACTCGTCCGACTGCGACTGCCGGCGCCTGGACGAGGCGCTGGGGCGGCTGCAGGGGGGCGTGGTCAACGCCACGGAGTTGGCCAATAAGAACCGCCTGGCCCTGGAGGAGGGGCGGCGGCGGGAGGCGGCCCAGCGGGCGCTCCAGGGAAGCCTGCAACAG GTGAAGGAGTGGATGACGGCAGAGCGGAGCCGGACGACGGCTTTGGAGTCGTCCGTGCGCCGTCTCAGCGTCCTGGTGCGGGAGGTCCGGGCTCAGGCGGAGACCCGGGGGAGCGCCGACCCGCCGGCGTCCGAGGAAATCGAGCGCGTGCTGGCGGAGATGAAGCGCCTGTCGGCGTCCTTCAACTCGCTGCTGAAGGACGCCATCCGCCACAGCGACGTTCTGGAGATCCTGCTGGGCGAGGAGGTTCTGGAGTTCCTGGAGTGGCCCGTGCAGGACCAGGAGGCCCACTCCATCCCGGCCCTCAAGGAGAACCTGAGGGTCCTCCGACAGATGCTCGGCGGACGCAACCTGAGCCTCGCCGCCGACGAGCCGG GAGGCGCGGAGGAGGCGCCGTCGGCTGACGAACCGTCGAGGTGGTCGCCGGGCGTCGCCGGATGGGGGCAACCGTCCGGGGACGGCGGCGACCTGTGGAAGCTGGAGAGGAGCGTGGAGGAGCTGAAGGTGAACCTGCGGCAGATGGAGGAGGCGACCTGCTGCGGGCCCGCCGAGGAGCGGCGGCAGGAGGAGGCGACGTCGGCGTTGCGGGCGGACGTGGCGCAGCTCAGGCGAGGCCTGGAGGAACACCTCAGGACCTTCGAGAGCGTCTTCAGCAACGCCGACGTGCTGGAGAGGAGCCGCGTCGCGCTGGAGCTCGACAAACTCCACCGGATCCTCGtgaacaaggagaagaagaagaagaagagagatgGAGGACGTCGGAGTAGGAGGGTGGCGCCAG ACGTTCCCGCCGGCGGAACCTTCCGGGCTCCCGTCGACGGCGTCTACGTCTTCACCCTCGCGGTGGACGTGAAACCGCCCGGCGCCCGCGCGACATCGCGGCCCGTCGCTCGGAGCGCCGGGCTGAGGCTGCGCGAGGGGGAGGAGCTGAGACTGGAGCTGCGGGGCGGGGAGTGGGCGGAGTCACGAGACGGCACGCCGAACGTGGCGCGGCGGCCCCGGGGAACCTGA